From a single Glycine soja cultivar W05 chromosome 19, ASM419377v2, whole genome shotgun sequence genomic region:
- the LOC114399977 gene encoding metalloendoproteinase 1-like produces MALNLLNLSILFVLLNIINPFPFAEPRTLEASTTPFSKTLQNLRGVHRGQNAKGVGELRGYLQKYGYLTKGSSSNDNFDENVESALKHYQAFHHLRDTGVVDDDTIKKMSLPRCGMPDIITNPNPNPNGLVGAPENYTFFPGSPKWSKFFLTYRRTSGATVSINETAVRRAMRDAFQSWANVSPFTFNETTDRSADITYGFHRGLHLDLYPFDGPGRVLAHAFAPEDGRIHFDADELWRSNGSDIDFQTVGLHELGHSLGLGHSNDTDAVMQPNYDGQRRSLSQDDIDGIQALYGQN; encoded by the coding sequence ATGGCTCTTAATCTTCTAAACCTTTCAATCTTGTTCGTTTTACTCAACATCATCAATCCGTTTCCCTTTGCAGAGCCAAGAACTTTAGAAGCCTCTACAACTCCTTTTTCCAAAACTCTCCAAAACCTGAGGGGTGTTCACAGGGGACAAAATGCAAAAGGTGTGGGCGAACTCAGAGGCTACCTTCAAAAATATGGCTACCTAACAAAGGGTAGTTCTTCCAACGACAACTTCGACGAAAACGTCGAGTCCGCCCTAAAGCACTACCAAGCATTCCATCACTTACGCGACACTGGTGTGGTGGATGAcgatactataaaaaaaatgagccTCCCACGTTGTGGAATGCCTGATATTATCaccaaccctaaccctaaccctaacggGTTGGTGGGGGCTCCTGAAAACTACACCTTCTTCCCTGGGTCGCCAAAATGgagcaaattttttttaacctatCGACGCACATCAGGTGCTACAGTGTCCATCAATGAAACCGCTGTGAGACGAGCAATGCGGGATGCCTTTCAATCCTGGGCAAACGTCAGCCCCTTCACATTCAATGAAACTACAGATCGTTCAGCTGACATAACCTATGGATTTCACAGAGGACTCCACCTTGATTTGTACCCATTTGACGGGCCAGGAAGGGTGCTAGCCCATGCTTTTGCGCCGGAAGATGGGAGGATTCACTTTGATGCAGACGAACTGTGGAGATCTAACGGGTCAGACATTGATTTTCAAACAGTGGGTTTGCATGAATTGGGTCACTCTCTAGGGCTTGGACATAGTAACGATACAGACGCCGTTATGCAACCCAATTATGATGGACA